Proteins from a single region of Flavobacterium sp. YJ01:
- a CDS encoding MFS transporter, giving the protein MFKALKSKNFKLFFYGQSVSVIGTWMQKTAVSWMVYSITGSVFLLGLATFLSMIPSLFLAPLAGSIIGRYDRHKTLLFLQSLAMLQAATLALLIYLKIYNINFILALSLIQGIINAFDMTCRQTMMIDIVDNKEDLPNAVALNSTMNNFARIAGPALSGIILHEYGEDICFIGNFLSYIPVLISLLLMKLTPHIKAENKLNMVDDLLEGLDYVKKETEMARMLMMLTCSSLFVISFNTLMPVFAKDIFSGNAETFSWFESAAGIGSVLSAIYLANLKSAENMSKLMIAASLLLGFSVIILALSNSITVALVCMTLSGIGMMGQTSSINIYIQTHSSVNMRSRSISYFMMAYQGMIPVGSLIIGYVSHSLGVRTTVAIQGIICILSVLVYVYYKKHKATEENLETCPVEYRNSKF; this is encoded by the coding sequence ATGTTTAAAGCCTTAAAATCTAAAAATTTCAAATTGTTCTTTTACGGACAATCAGTTTCAGTTATTGGTACCTGGATGCAGAAAACTGCCGTGAGCTGGATGGTTTATAGTATAACGGGTTCTGTTTTTTTATTGGGATTGGCTACTTTTTTAAGTATGATTCCGTCCTTGTTTTTAGCGCCTTTGGCAGGAAGTATAATCGGAAGATACGACAGACACAAAACATTACTTTTTTTACAGTCCCTTGCTATGCTTCAGGCGGCAACTTTAGCTTTGCTGATTTATCTCAAAATATATAATATCAACTTCATTTTAGCATTAAGTTTAATTCAGGGAATTATCAATGCTTTTGATATGACTTGCCGTCAAACCATGATGATTGATATTGTCGACAATAAAGAAGATCTTCCAAACGCAGTTGCTCTTAATTCTACAATGAACAATTTTGCTCGTATTGCTGGTCCTGCGCTCTCGGGAATTATTCTACACGAATATGGAGAAGACATTTGTTTTATTGGGAATTTCTTGAGCTATATTCCTGTTTTAATTTCATTACTATTAATGAAATTAACGCCACATATTAAAGCTGAAAATAAACTTAATATGGTGGATGATCTTTTGGAGGGTTTGGATTACGTTAAAAAAGAAACCGAAATGGCGAGAATGCTAATGATGCTTACTTGCAGCAGTTTATTTGTTATTTCTTTTAATACTTTAATGCCCGTTTTTGCCAAAGATATTTTTAGCGGAAATGCCGAAACTTTCAGCTGGTTCGAAAGTGCTGCCGGAATAGGATCTGTTCTATCTGCCATTTATTTAGCCAATTTAAAATCTGCTGAAAATATGAGTAAGTTGATGATTGCAGCAAGTTTGCTTCTTGGTTTTAGCGTAATAATATTAGCCCTTTCAAACAGCATCACGGTTGCTTTGGTTTGTATGACTTTAAGCGGAATCGGAATGATGGGACAAACGTCATCTATTAATATTTACATTCAAACACATAGTTCTGTCAATATGCGTTCTAGAAGCATCAGCTATTTTATGATGGCTTATCAGGGAATGATTCCTGTTGGAAGTTTAATAATTGGTTATGTTTCTCATTCGCTTGGCGTAAGAACTACGGTTGCGATTCAAGGAATTATTTGTATTCTTTCTGTGTTGGTTTATGTATACTATAAAAAACATAAAGCTACTGAGGAAAACTTGGAAACTTGTCCTGTTGAGTATAGAAATTCCAAATTTTAA
- a CDS encoding LysR substrate-binding domain-containing protein, with the protein MEIYQLQYFIKTAEVLHFTKAAELCFVTQSGLSQQIKKLEEELGLPLFKRIGKKVQLTEAGSVFLVHAKKVVENIENGKQAIEDLNEMIGGELRIGVTYIFGLLILPIVHAFAKQYQNLKIVVEYGTTEALEQKLLNNALDVVLVISSHPIEPPIQKVPLFISNMVMAVSKTHPLAHLDKIAFKKMDEIELVLPGKGSNSREFVEELFQKFNMTPKISIELHSIHALLQMVENSDWATIVAEKALKGWDQLKSIQITGVATKRESFMLTIGGYQKKAVKLFMEEFRKSINES; encoded by the coding sequence ATGGAAATTTATCAATTACAGTATTTTATTAAAACAGCTGAGGTTTTGCACTTTACCAAAGCAGCAGAATTGTGTTTTGTAACCCAATCGGGACTTTCGCAGCAAATAAAAAAACTCGAAGAAGAGTTAGGCCTGCCGTTATTTAAGCGAATTGGTAAAAAAGTACAATTGACAGAAGCGGGTTCTGTGTTTTTAGTTCACGCCAAGAAAGTAGTCGAAAACATAGAAAACGGAAAGCAGGCAATCGAAGATTTAAACGAAATGATTGGCGGCGAACTTCGAATTGGCGTTACCTATATTTTTGGATTATTGATTTTACCAATTGTTCATGCATTTGCAAAACAATATCAAAATCTTAAAATTGTCGTGGAATACGGAACAACAGAAGCATTAGAACAAAAACTTCTTAATAATGCATTGGATGTTGTTTTGGTTATTTCATCGCATCCGATTGAACCTCCAATTCAGAAAGTGCCTTTGTTTATTTCGAATATGGTAATGGCAGTTTCTAAAACACATCCTTTGGCACATTTAGACAAAATCGCTTTCAAAAAAATGGATGAAATTGAGTTGGTTTTGCCAGGAAAAGGTTCTAATTCGAGAGAATTTGTAGAAGAGTTGTTTCAGAAATTTAATATGACGCCAAAAATCTCGATTGAACTACATTCTATTCATGCATTATTGCAAATGGTAGAAAACAGTGATTGGGCAACCATTGTAGCAGAAAAAGCGTTAAAAGGTTGGGATCAGCTTAAATCGATTCAGATTACAGGTGTGGCGACTAAAAGAGAATCTTTTATGCTGACAATAGGAGGATACCAAAAAAAGGCGGTAAAATTGTTTATGGAAGAATTTAGAAAAAGCATAAACGAATCTTAA